In Methylobacterium sp. WL1, the sequence AGGAGACCAGATCAAGGCGGGAGAACGGCGGATCGCGCAGCACGCTGTGGGGCGCGAAGGTGCACAGGTCGCGCACGGCCTTTGCGACCACCGCGCTATCTCCCGCGACGACAAAGTGCCGCGCGATCCGCTCACGCGATACGGCGGACAGGTAGGCCGTCGGGTAGCGGCCGGTCCGCGCCACCGCGAGCGCGCGCTCGTCGATGTCGGTGGCGAAGATCTGCACGCGCGGCGGATCCGCCAGGGTGAGCATGTGCTCGCGCACCAGGATGGCCAGGGAATAGACCTCCTCGCCGGTCGAGCAGGCCGGCACCCAGATCCGCACACCATCGGTCGCCGCGCGCACCTCGAATAGTTTCGGGATGATTTGGGTGGCCAGCGCCTCGAAGGCGGCGGTGTCGCGGAAGAAGTTCGTCACGCCGATCAGCAGGTCCCGAAACAGCACCCCGACCTCGGCCGGGTCGGCCCGCAGAAGCTTGAGGTAAGCGTCCGGCCCGGCCGCGCCGACGACGCTGATGCGCCGTTGGAGGCGGCGCACGAAGGTGCTGGGCTTGTACCCCGAGAAGTCGTGGCCGACCTGGCGGCGGAGGATGGCGTAGATCTCGGTAAGAAGCTCCGCGTCAGGCTCCCGCGCAACCGCGTCGGCCTGCGCATCCGACGCGGCGGCGAGGTACGCATCAACGTGCGCCGCGATCCGGCCGCCCATCAGTTCGGCAGTCTCGCCAAAATCGACGAAGCCGGTCCGCAGCGAGCTGAGCGGCATGTCGGCGGTCTCGGGGCCGTCGCCATCCGCAGTCTGAGCCAGGGTCAGGCCGCCGTGCTCCTTGATCACCTTGACGCCGATGGCGCCGTCGCCATCGCCGCCGGACAGGATCACCCCTACCGCGCGCTCGCCCTGGTCGAAGGCAAGCGCGGTCAGGAAGATGTCGATCGGCTTGGTCTCGCGGCCTTCCGACCCGAGCGGTGTCAACGTCAGCCGGCCGCCCGTGATGCCCACGACGAAACCGGACGGCATGACGTAGACGCAGCCCGGCCGGACCCGCACGCCATCGGCGGCGGCCTCGACCTCAAGCGGCGTGAAGCGGGCCAGTACGTCCGGAAGCAGGCTCTTGTGCTCCCGGCTGAGATGCGTGACGACGACGAAGGCCGCCACCAGCGTCTCTGGCACCCCGCGGAAGAAGCCCCGCATCGCCTCGATGCCGCCCGCGGACGCGCCGATGCCGACGATCGGAAAGTGGTCCTGGTCTATCTCCACGTTCTGAGCCTTCGGATCGATGACGCGCCGTTCGTCGGGTTCCAGCATCATGCGTCCGGGACCAATGTCGAGGACGGCCGCGCGGATCAGCCGTCGTTCGTGACTTCTTGTACAACGTAGGCGAGGCAGCGTGCCCGCGCCTCGGGGCTCTTCAGCCGCACAAATAGACGCAGCAGCGCCACTACCTCGGCCGGATGATCCTGGGCCACCACGGCGGAATCAGTGTTCGATGTACCGACCGGGCAGGCCGTCAGGAAGGTCGCTACGGGGACGCGCAACGTCCGGGCAATGCGGACCAGTGCAGTCATGTCGTCATTCTGCGGATTGTCACCGTCCATTCGGGCCCCTCCGCAAATTCCTGCGCCGTGCCAATCTCTGCGCGGCGGCCCTCAATGCACGGCGATCCCGGCCGCCCGCGGTCCCATCACGCCGGCGATGCGACGCCCGACATGATGGAGCACGTGGCCCAGCAGCAGGCGGGTCTCGAGGTCAGGCTCGTCCTCCGCGGCCTCGTAGGCCTCGATGAGAGACGTCACTAGCTGTTGCGATGGGCCGGGGTCGCTGCTGGAGGCCGGTGGCCCGGCGTCCTGCTCGCGCGAGCGCCGGACAAGGTCGCGGGAAGCCTGAAGCGTCCGCCGCGTCTCCTCTGCTGCCGCGCGCAACTCACGGGCGACTTCAAGGCACCGATCTGCGTGGGGGCGGTCCACCATGGGCACTCCAAGCTGCACTGAATGCCCGCGCGTGGATCACTTCTGAGCGGACGCTGGCATCGTGCGCTCAATTTCTAGGTGTAGCAATTCGGATATCAAATTCGCTAGCGATTGAGAAGGTCAAACTTTAATATGCGCCTCCTAAGCGAACAGACGCGAGTGCATACGCTGAGTTCCGAGGTCTTTGTCCAATAACATACCGGGAGGCGGACCTATCGGCCTTCTGCAATGAGTCGTGAGCGATCATCGCTCCTATGTCCGCTTTGATACATCTACCGTTCGGAAACGGACGGGCTGAAAACCAACCCTACTCGGTCATTCCGCTGGCGACCGAGCCTGTGTGAAAACGAAAGCGCATGCCGAAGTTGTAGAACAATCGTCTACACGGCAGACAAGCGGCCCCGCTGGAGGACGGTTCCGACGCGGTTTGGAGAGCCATTTCGGCGCTGCCCAGTTTGTCTTCGGGAAGATCCTTCTACCGCTTCTGCGTTTTCACACACTCGGCCCTTTGCGGAAGCTGGAAATGTCCGCTTAGGGCTGACTAGCGAGAGAAAGGCAGCGCAACGCTTTGATTAGGTTCTTCAGGCAGTTTTGCCGCCTATAGAGGCCTATAAGGCAAGAGACTGGACGAGAACGATGCGGATCGTATCAGGCAGCGAAGAGGAAGCCAGGACGATCCAGCTGTCGGAAGTGCTCGGCGCCTTGAGCCACGCCCTGGACCTGACGGAGGGTCAGCCCGTCGGGCATTGCGTGCGCGCGACCTGGATCGGCTTCAACATCGGCCGGGAGATGGGCCTACCGGACTTGCAGCTCTGGGAACTCTACCACACGGTGATGCTGAAGGACCTCGGGTGCTCCAGCAATGCAGCGCGCATCTGCGAACTCTACCTCTCCGACGATCTCAGCTTCAAACGTGACTTCAAAACAGTGAGCGACAGCCTGCCAAAGGTGCTCGGCTTTGTCTTCTCTCATACCGGCCTCAAGGCCGGCCTCGCTGAACGCTTCCGTGCCGTGCTCAACATCCTGCAGAACGGCGGAGCGATTACCGACGACCTGATCCAGACCCGCTGTCAGCGTGGTGCTCAGATCGCCCGACAGCTTCACTTCCCCGCGAGCATCTGCGAGGCCATCCACGCCCTGGACGAGCACTGGAACGGCGGCGGTCGACCGGACCGCCTCGCTGGCCCAGCGATCCCACTCTACGCACGGGTAGCGCTGCTCGCTCAGGTAGTGGACGTGTTCCACACCGCGGCCGGCCCCGCGGCCGCGGTTGCCGAGGTGCGGGCGCGCTCGGGCACATGGTTCGATCCTCAGGTGGTCGCCTGCTTCGAGGCGGCCGCGTCCAAACCCGGCTTCTGGGACACCCTGGCTTCGGATGAGGTCGAGGAGGCGGTGTTCGCGTTGGCGCCGGTCAGCCCGATCGTCGTGGACGAAGACTACCTCGACGACATCGCCCGTGCCTTTGCTCAGATTATCGACGCCAAGAGCCCGTTCACTTCCGGCCATTCGGAGCGGGTTGCGGTCTACGCCGACATGATCGCGGCTGAACTTGGCTATACGTCGGAACGCCGCCGCTGGCTGAAGCGGGCTGCGCTGCTTCACGATGTTGGCAAGCTCGGGGTCTCGAACGCGATCCTCGACAAGAACGGTAAACTGGATGACGCGGAGTGGCGGGACATGCGCAATCACGCCTCCCTTTCCGAGACCATCCTGACCCGCGCGGCGGTGTTCCACGAGATGGCTAGCATCGGCGGCGGCCATCACGAACGGCTCGACGGCAAGGGCTATCCGCGCGGCTTGAAAGCCGACGCAATCGCACCCGAGACCCGCATTGTCTCGGTCGCCGACGTGTTCGACGCGCTGACCGCCGACCGGCCCTACCGTGCGGCCATGTCGCTTGAGAAGGCACTCGGCATCATGCGCGCAGACCTGGGCACGGCGTTCGACCCGCTCTGCTTTGCGGCGCTGGAGCGGGCGCTCACCGCGATCGAGGGCGATCTCGCTCGGGCGGCTTGAACCAAGCCACCTCTCGGCGAACCCCCTGACTACCGGACCAAGACCATCTTCCCTGATCCGCCGTTGGTGGCCTCGCGACAGGACGCTGCTTCTCTTGAAGCCGAGACGATGAGCGCGCGCACCACCCATCCGAAGGCTGGCGAACTCAAAGCTCCGAGGCAGAGCGAGCTGAGGATGCGGGCAA encodes:
- a CDS encoding HD-GYP domain-containing protein, which translates into the protein MRIVSGSEEEARTIQLSEVLGALSHALDLTEGQPVGHCVRATWIGFNIGREMGLPDLQLWELYHTVMLKDLGCSSNAARICELYLSDDLSFKRDFKTVSDSLPKVLGFVFSHTGLKAGLAERFRAVLNILQNGGAITDDLIQTRCQRGAQIARQLHFPASICEAIHALDEHWNGGGRPDRLAGPAIPLYARVALLAQVVDVFHTAAGPAAAVAEVRARSGTWFDPQVVACFEAAASKPGFWDTLASDEVEEAVFALAPVSPIVVDEDYLDDIARAFAQIIDAKSPFTSGHSERVAVYADMIAAELGYTSERRRWLKRAALLHDVGKLGVSNAILDKNGKLDDAEWRDMRNHASLSETILTRAAVFHEMASIGGGHHERLDGKGYPRGLKADAIAPETRIVSVADVFDALTADRPYRAAMSLEKALGIMRADLGTAFDPLCFAALERALTAIEGDLARAA
- a CDS encoding CheR family methyltransferase codes for the protein MMLEPDERRVIDPKAQNVEIDQDHFPIVGIGASAGGIEAMRGFFRGVPETLVAAFVVVTHLSREHKSLLPDVLARFTPLEVEAAADGVRVRPGCVYVMPSGFVVGITGGRLTLTPLGSEGRETKPIDIFLTALAFDQGERAVGVILSGGDGDGAIGVKVIKEHGGLTLAQTADGDGPETADMPLSSLRTGFVDFGETAELMGGRIAAHVDAYLAAASDAQADAVAREPDAELLTEIYAILRRQVGHDFSGYKPSTFVRRLQRRISVVGAAGPDAYLKLLRADPAEVGVLFRDLLIGVTNFFRDTAAFEALATQIIPKLFEVRAATDGVRIWVPACSTGEEVYSLAILVREHMLTLADPPRVQIFATDIDERALAVARTGRYPTAYLSAVSRERIARHFVVAGDSAVVAKAVRDLCTFAPHSVLRDPPFSRLDLVSCRNLMIYLGVEAQQQLIPVLHYALRPRGYLFIGMAENVTRFEDLFETINKQYRIFQARDAIPPVRLRPMSGADTPIFASAGQPHRRNVTTHAALRHAVESQMLSEFTPPHAVVTRTGEAVHYSSRIGDHLEVVPGQPTRELAAMARKGLRLDLRTALREAIEGNTLVVRDGIGVALSDGRLQSISLVVKPLTTPGASEPLFLVVFIEAAAPVEKERQQALEANERDSALQGLERELNVTRERLQAVIEEYETSLEELKSSNEELSSVNEEMQAAHEELEASKEETQSLNEELQTVNSELTSKIEAIDQLSDDQATLFEGMNVASVLLTPDLHIRMFTGAAAQIFGLQPNDIGRSLRNFSAPIPLDWLQNEIPAVLAASRPSERTVEGADGARYRVRLMAASRTGSRIPGIVASFTNLAEPR